One region of Gossypium raimondii isolate GPD5lz chromosome 6, ASM2569854v1, whole genome shotgun sequence genomic DNA includes:
- the LOC105774199 gene encoding aspartyl protease family protein At5g10770, whose translation MGAITILPTFLSANKLLVFVCLIVLSLKEGYATAEAESHTIHVASLLPSSVCTPPATAKGLDKKSSLQVIHKHGPCSQPHEEKANIPTHAQILLLDEVRVKSIHSKLAKNLGSVNVMKKDAAANLPAKDGSVVGSGNYIITMGLGTPKKNLRLIFDTGSDITWTQCQPCLRSCYKQQDPIFSPSSSSTYSNVSCSSAACTSLNSATGNSPGCSSSTCVYGIQYGDSSFSIGLFAKEKLTLTSNVVFDNFLFGCGQNNQGLFGGAAGLLGLGRNKLSFPSQTAIKFKKIFSYCLPSSPSSTGFLKFGNDGLSKSVKFTTLSTISGGESFYGITIIAMSVGGKKLSISASILAAGGAIIDSGTVITRLPPTAYSALRSAFRKQMNQYPMAKPLSILDTCYDFSKYSTVSIPKISLFFEKGVEVPIDARGILYVNSISQVCLAFAGNTNDFDVLIYGNTQQKTLEVVYDGTRRMIGFRTGGCT comes from the exons ATGGGCGCCATTACCATTCTCCCAACCTTCCTCTCTGCTAATAAACTCCTTGTTTTTGTATGCCTAATTGTGTTGTCATTGAAAGAAGGGTATGCCACTGCTGAGGCTGAGAGTCATACCATCCATGTCGCCTCTCTTTTACCCTCTTCTGTTTGCACCCCTCCTGCTACTGCAAAAG GTTTGGACAAAAAGTCATCTTTACAAGTCATCCACAAGCATGGCCCATGCTCACAACCCCATGAAGAGAAAGCAAATATTCCCACACATGCCCAGATCCTTCTCCTAGACGAAGTAAGGGTGAAGTCAATTCACTCAAAGCTAGCCAAGAACCTAGGCTCCGTCAATGTCATGAAGAAGGATGCTGCCGCCAATCTCCCAGCCAAGGACGGCAGCGTGGTAGGGTCAGGCAATTACATAATCACGATGGGTCTTGGCACCCCAAAGAAGAATTTAAGACTCATATTCGATACCGGAAGTGACATCACATGGACACAATGCCAACCTTGCTTAAGATCTTGCTATAAACAACAGGATCCAATTTTTTCACCCAGTTCGTCCTCAACTTATTCCAATGTTTCCTGCTCCTCAGCAGCCTGCACTTCATTGAATTCTGCTACAG GTAACTCGCCTGGCTGCTCATCATCAACTTGTGTCTATGGCATCCAATATGGAGATTCGTCTTTCTCGATTGGATTGTTTGCTAAAGAAAAGCTCACTTTGACATCAAACGTTGTGTTTGACAACTTTCTATTTGGTTGTGGCCAAAACAATCAAGGCCTTTTTGGTGGTGCTGCTGGTTTGCTAGGACTCGGCCGAAATAAACTATCTTTTCCATCACAAACCGCcataaaattcaagaaaatattttcctactGCTTGCCATCATCTCCAAGCTCAACCGGCTTCCTAAAATTCGGCAATGATGGTCTCTCAAAGTCTGTAAAATTCACAACATTATCAACAATCTCCGGAGGGGAATCCTTTTATGGCATTACCATTATTGCTATGAGTGTTGGTGGCAAGAAACTATCAATCTCGGCATCGATTTTAGCGGCTGGTGGTGCCATCATCGACTCTGGAACCGTCATTACACGGTTGCCTCCAACTGCCTACTCGGCACTGAGATCTGCATTTCGAAAACAAATGAACCAATATCCAATGGCAAAACCACTTTCGATATTGGACACATGTTATGACTTTAGTAAGTATTCTACAGTTAGTATACCTAAGATAAGCTTGTTTTTTGAAAAGGGTGTTGAGGTTCCGATTGATGCTAGGGGAATTTTGTACGTTAACAGTATCTCGCAAGTGTGCCTAGCATTTGCAGGAAACACTAACGATTTCGATGTGCTGATATACGGGAACACACAACAGAAGACATTGGAAGTGGTATATGATGGTACTAGACGAATGATTGGGTTTAGAACTGGTGGTTGCACCTAA